A stretch of the Streptomyces sp. NBC_00654 genome encodes the following:
- a CDS encoding methyltransferase: protein MNRLTTSQGVLDLARFPEHPRDPFRAWDAADEYLLRQLADPGTGAPVDLSGTVVVVGDRWGALTTALAGEHPVQITDSYLTRRATLANLARNGADADGVGLLSARDTPPDRIDVLLVRVPKSLAFLEDQLHRVAPAVHAGTVVIGTGMVKEIHTSTLKLFERIIGPTRTSLAVKKARLILCTPDPDRAAVPSPWPYRYDLPADVGAVSGLTVTNHAGIFCAERLDIGTRFFLGHLPARTGPEHVVDLGCGNGVLGLSAALGNPGAAVTFIDESYQAVASAEATFRANAPAGAKADFIVGDGLADLAPGSVDLVLNNPPFHSHLATTDATARNMFHGARTALRQGGELWVVGNRHLGHHTQLRRIFGNCSTVAGDPKFVVLRAVKR from the coding sequence ATGAACCGTTTGACGACGTCACAGGGCGTTCTCGACCTCGCCCGCTTCCCCGAGCACCCGCGCGACCCGTTCCGCGCGTGGGACGCCGCCGATGAGTATCTGCTGCGGCAACTGGCGGACCCCGGCACCGGGGCGCCCGTGGACCTCTCCGGCACGGTCGTCGTCGTGGGCGACCGCTGGGGCGCTCTGACCACGGCGCTCGCCGGCGAGCACCCCGTACAGATCACCGACTCGTATCTCACCCGGCGCGCCACCCTGGCGAACCTCGCCCGCAACGGCGCCGACGCGGACGGGGTGGGGCTGCTGTCCGCCCGCGACACCCCGCCGGACCGGATCGACGTCCTGCTGGTGCGGGTGCCCAAGAGCCTCGCGTTCCTGGAGGACCAGCTGCACCGGGTGGCGCCCGCCGTCCATGCAGGCACCGTGGTCATCGGCACCGGCATGGTCAAGGAGATCCACACCTCCACGCTCAAGCTCTTCGAGCGGATCATCGGGCCGACCCGCACTTCGCTCGCGGTGAAGAAGGCGCGCCTGATCCTCTGCACCCCCGACCCGGACCGGGCCGCGGTGCCCAGCCCCTGGCCGTACCGCTACGACCTGCCCGCCGATGTCGGCGCCGTCTCCGGCCTGACCGTGACCAACCACGCGGGGATCTTCTGCGCCGAACGCCTCGACATCGGCACCCGCTTCTTCCTCGGTCATCTGCCCGCACGGACCGGCCCCGAGCACGTCGTCGACCTCGGCTGCGGTAACGGGGTGCTCGGCCTGTCCGCCGCGCTCGGCAACCCCGGGGCGGCCGTCACCTTCATCGACGAGTCCTACCAGGCGGTGGCCTCGGCCGAGGCCACCTTCCGGGCCAACGCTCCGGCCGGCGCCAAGGCCGACTTCATCGTCGGCGACGGCCTCGCGGACCTCGCCCCGGGCAGCGTGGACCTGGTGCTCAACAACCCGCCCTTCCACTCCCATCTGGCCACCACCGACGCGACCGCCCGGAACATGTTCCACGGCGCCCGCACCGCGCTGCGGCAGGGCGGCGAGCTCTGGGTCGTCGGCAACCGCCACCTCGGCCACCACACCCAGCTGCGCCGTATCTTCGGCAACTGCTCCACCGTGGCCGGTGACCCGAAGTTCGTCGTCCTGCGCGCCGTCAAGCGCTGA
- a CDS encoding endonuclease I family protein: MSRRHLFYARPLLATAATVAVLAGTAAAAPAQALPDGAAASSTALDDTYYQDALGKTGTELKGALHTIISDQTKLSYSQVWNALKETDEDPANTSNVILLYTGRSQSKNDNGGNTNQWNREHVWAKSHGDFGTATGPGTDIHHLRPTNVKVNSTRGNKDFDNGGSELGDAPGNYTDSDSFEPRDAVKGDVARMILYMAVRYEGDDSFADLEPNERVGNGSAPNIGKLSVLKQWSQEDPPDTFEKRRNDVIFDQYQHNRNPFIDHPEWVEAIW, from the coding sequence ATGTCCCGTCGTCATCTGTTCTACGCGCGTCCACTGCTGGCCACCGCGGCCACCGTGGCCGTGCTCGCGGGCACCGCGGCCGCCGCGCCCGCCCAGGCCCTGCCGGACGGGGCGGCAGCCTCGTCCACCGCCCTCGACGACACGTACTACCAGGACGCCCTCGGCAAGACCGGCACCGAACTCAAGGGCGCCCTGCACACGATCATCAGCGACCAGACCAAGCTCTCCTACAGCCAGGTGTGGAACGCCCTCAAGGAAACCGACGAGGATCCCGCCAACACCTCCAACGTCATCCTTCTCTACACCGGGCGCTCCCAGTCCAAGAACGACAACGGCGGCAACACGAACCAGTGGAACCGGGAGCACGTCTGGGCCAAGTCGCACGGCGACTTCGGCACCGCGACCGGTCCGGGCACCGACATCCACCACCTGCGCCCGACCAACGTGAAGGTCAACTCCACCCGCGGCAACAAGGACTTCGACAACGGCGGCAGCGAACTCGGCGACGCGCCGGGCAACTACACCGACAGCGACTCCTTCGAGCCGCGCGACGCGGTCAAGGGCGATGTCGCCCGCATGATCCTCTACATGGCGGTGCGCTACGAGGGAGACGACTCCTTCGCCGACCTCGAACCCAACGAGCGGGTCGGCAACGGCTCGGCCCCGAACATCGGCAAGCTGTCCGTGCTGAAGCAGTGGAGCCAGGAAGACCCGCCGGACACCTTCGAGAAGCGGCGCAACGACGTCATATTCGACCAGTACCAGCACAACCGGAACCCGTTCATCGACCACCCCGAGTGGGTCGAGGCCATCTGGTAG
- the glsA gene encoding glutaminase A, with product MSAADAVTGALRELRAEFIGVREGEPADYIPQLALADPDAFGLALVSMDGHRYSTGEADVPFTLQSVSKPFVYALALSVLGLDEVGRWVSAEPSGEAFNAISLEPVTGRPANAMVNAGAIVTTALVPDSPDEPAFDRILGCLGRFAGRPLDVDEEVYASEAATGDRNRALAYLLRSARTLPVDPVAAVETYFRQCAVRATAVDLATMAATLAHGGVNPYTGDTVVSARVAAQVLAVMATCGMYDSSGDWLLRVGLPAKSGVSGGLIAAGPARFGLATYSPPLDASGTSVRGHAALGALSRRLGLHLMNNPALPGSTVALVTTADDLPSAPAGGRERALRERVGVVAAQGALDFPAAERVLYALDESGPDRSGSVVLDLSDVTSIDSVALATLHSGLRRLAGDGRRAAVVDPADRLGPPDLVRERTGQDLPRYASREEAVRRCAHAPDTPPAR from the coding sequence GTGAGCGCCGCCGATGCCGTGACCGGCGCCCTGCGTGAACTGCGTGCCGAGTTCATCGGCGTACGCGAGGGAGAACCGGCCGACTACATCCCGCAGTTGGCCCTCGCCGACCCGGACGCCTTCGGGCTGGCCCTGGTCAGCATGGACGGGCACCGCTACAGCACGGGCGAGGCGGATGTCCCCTTCACCCTCCAGTCGGTCTCCAAGCCCTTCGTCTACGCGCTCGCCCTGTCCGTCCTCGGGCTCGACGAGGTGGGCCGCTGGGTGAGCGCCGAACCGAGCGGCGAGGCCTTCAACGCCATCAGCCTGGAACCGGTGACCGGGCGGCCCGCCAACGCCATGGTCAACGCCGGTGCCATCGTCACCACCGCACTGGTCCCCGACAGCCCGGACGAGCCCGCGTTCGACCGGATCCTGGGCTGCCTGGGCCGCTTCGCCGGACGGCCGCTGGACGTCGACGAGGAGGTGTACGCCTCCGAGGCGGCGACGGGGGACCGCAATCGCGCGCTCGCCTATCTGCTGCGCAGCGCCAGAACCCTGCCCGTCGACCCCGTGGCGGCGGTGGAAACGTACTTCCGGCAGTGCGCCGTGCGGGCCACCGCCGTCGATCTCGCCACGATGGCCGCGACCCTGGCCCATGGCGGCGTCAACCCGTACACGGGCGACACCGTGGTCTCGGCGCGGGTCGCGGCGCAGGTGCTCGCCGTCATGGCCACCTGCGGAATGTACGACTCCTCCGGCGACTGGCTGCTGCGGGTCGGGCTGCCGGCCAAGAGCGGTGTGTCGGGAGGGCTGATCGCGGCGGGTCCGGCGCGATTCGGCCTGGCCACCTACAGCCCGCCGCTGGACGCGTCCGGCACATCGGTCCGCGGCCACGCCGCGCTCGGCGCGCTGTCGCGGCGGCTCGGACTCCACCTCATGAACAATCCGGCGCTGCCCGGCTCCACCGTCGCCCTCGTCACCACCGCCGACGATCTGCCCTCGGCGCCCGCCGGCGGCCGCGAACGCGCCCTGCGCGAACGGGTGGGGGTCGTGGCCGCGCAGGGTGCCCTCGACTTCCCCGCCGCGGAACGGGTGCTGTACGCCCTGGACGAGTCCGGACCGGACCGGAGCGGCTCCGTCGTGCTCGACCTGAGCGATGTCACCTCCATCGACTCGGTGGCCCTGGCGACACTGCACTCCGGACTGCGCCGGCTCGCGGGCGACGGGCGGCGCGCGGCGGTCGTCGACCCGGCCGACCGCCTCGGTCCGCCGGACCTCGTCCGCGAGCGGACCGGGCAGGACCTGCCGCGCTACGCCTCCCGGGAGGAGGCCGTCCGGCGGTGCGCGCACGCGCCGGACACACCCCCGGCGAGGTGA
- a CDS encoding chemotaxis protein encodes MDTDALTAGLLQELRATRPYPAVSLTMPTHRRAPDNAQDAVRLRNLVAEAGGRLDADPRVTREAAAAVKGQLDRAVTEVDPRRALDSLVILATAEEYQIWQLPRTAPERVVLSDTYLTRNLVAAKAQARPFWVLTVAADHAALWSGTADGVRPEERGGFPVTAPKEPPNPQREERIGDTPSTFSDEETRQFLRTVDEKLRGVLATDPRPLYLVGLAPALALFDEVGECGRSAAGRVTKGAPADIPPAELLKELRPALREGSGQRAAEIDTRLEHARGSRAFAGGLDEVWAAVREGRAGLVAVEEHVQRTVRVTEEHLEPVTGDESARSADGQVREDIVDELVEAALDNGADVVFVADDSLTEHGRIAAALRY; translated from the coding sequence ATGGATACGGACGCCCTGACCGCCGGTCTGTTGCAGGAGCTGCGGGCGACCAGGCCCTATCCGGCCGTGTCCCTGACCATGCCGACCCATCGGCGGGCGCCGGACAACGCCCAGGACGCGGTAAGGCTGCGCAATCTGGTGGCGGAGGCCGGCGGCCGGCTGGACGCCGATCCGCGGGTGACCCGTGAGGCCGCCGCCGCCGTCAAGGGACAGCTGGACCGCGCGGTCACCGAGGTGGACCCGCGCCGGGCGCTGGACTCCCTGGTCATCCTGGCCACGGCCGAGGAGTACCAGATCTGGCAGCTGCCCCGTACCGCACCCGAACGGGTGGTTCTGAGCGACACCTACCTCACCCGCAACCTCGTCGCCGCGAAGGCCCAGGCCCGGCCGTTCTGGGTGCTCACGGTCGCCGCCGACCACGCGGCCCTGTGGAGCGGCACCGCGGACGGCGTCCGTCCGGAGGAGCGGGGCGGGTTCCCGGTGACCGCCCCCAAGGAACCCCCGAACCCGCAGCGCGAGGAGCGGATCGGCGACACCCCGAGCACCTTCAGCGACGAGGAGACCCGGCAGTTCCTGCGCACGGTCGACGAGAAGCTGCGCGGAGTGCTCGCCACCGACCCGCGCCCGCTGTACCTCGTCGGCCTGGCACCCGCGCTCGCGCTGTTCGACGAGGTGGGTGAGTGCGGCAGGTCGGCCGCCGGCCGGGTCACCAAGGGGGCGCCCGCCGACATCCCGCCGGCCGAGCTGCTCAAGGAGCTGCGCCCCGCCCTGAGGGAAGGGTCCGGGCAGCGGGCGGCCGAGATCGACACCCGGCTCGAGCACGCACGCGGCAGCCGCGCGTTCGCCGGCGGACTCGACGAGGTGTGGGCGGCGGTGCGGGAGGGCCGCGCCGGGCTCGTCGCGGTCGAGGAGCATGTCCAGCGGACCGTCAGGGTCACCGAAGAGCACCTGGAGCCGGTGACCGGGGACGAGAGTGCGCGGTCGGCGGACGGGCAGGTGCGCGAGGACATCGTGGACGAGCTCGTCGAGGCGGCCCTGGACAACGGCGCCGACGTCGTGTTCGTCGCCGACGACTCCCTCACCGAGCACGGCCGGATCGCTGCGGCCCTGCGCTACTGA
- a CDS encoding NADP-dependent succinic semialdehyde dehydrogenase: MPIATVNPANGELIETYDALDGEEIERRLVAARTTFGQYRATTFAERAGWLNRAADLLDGDRDEIARTMTTEMGKPVGAARAEAAKCVKAMRWYAANAERLLADEHPTDADAHDAGASRALVRYRPLGVVLAVMPWNFPLWQVVRFAAPALMAGNVGLLKHASNVPRTALYLEDLFRRAGFPAGCFRTLLIGSGAVEAVLRDSRVAAATLTGSEPAGRAVAAVAGDEVKKTVLELGGSDPYLVMPSADIEQAAATAVTARVQNNGQSCIAAKRFIVHTDVYDAFAEHFTAGMTALTVGDPLEETTDVGPLSSEQGRTDLEALVDDAVDRGASVLCGGSRPGNLGAGLDRGFFYLPTVLAGITASMRIHHEEAFGPVATLYRVADLDEAVHLANDTPFGLSSNVWTRDPAEMDRCVRDLEAGGVFFNGMTASHPALPFGGVKRSGYGRELAGHGIREFCNATTVWYGPVHP; encoded by the coding sequence ATGCCCATCGCGACGGTCAACCCCGCGAACGGCGAACTGATCGAGACCTACGACGCGCTGGACGGGGAGGAGATCGAGCGCAGGCTCGTCGCCGCCCGGACCACCTTCGGCCAGTACCGCGCCACCACCTTCGCCGAGCGGGCGGGCTGGCTGAACCGGGCCGCCGACCTGCTGGACGGGGACCGTGACGAGATCGCCCGCACCATGACCACCGAGATGGGCAAGCCCGTCGGGGCGGCCCGCGCGGAGGCCGCCAAATGCGTCAAGGCGATGCGCTGGTACGCCGCCAACGCCGAACGGCTGCTGGCCGACGAACACCCCACGGACGCCGACGCGCACGACGCCGGCGCCTCCCGGGCCCTCGTCCGCTACCGTCCGCTGGGCGTCGTCCTCGCCGTGATGCCGTGGAACTTCCCGCTGTGGCAGGTGGTGCGCTTCGCCGCGCCCGCCCTGATGGCGGGCAACGTCGGACTGCTGAAGCACGCCTCGAACGTCCCGCGGACCGCCCTGTACCTGGAGGACCTGTTCCGCCGTGCGGGCTTCCCCGCCGGCTGCTTCCGCACGCTGCTCATCGGCTCCGGAGCCGTCGAGGCGGTCCTGCGTGACAGCCGCGTCGCCGCCGCCACCCTGACCGGCAGCGAACCGGCCGGACGCGCCGTCGCGGCGGTCGCGGGCGACGAGGTGAAGAAGACCGTACTGGAACTGGGCGGCAGCGACCCCTATCTGGTCATGCCGTCGGCGGACATCGAACAGGCGGCCGCGACGGCGGTGACGGCGCGTGTGCAGAACAACGGCCAGTCGTGCATCGCCGCCAAGCGTTTCATCGTGCACACGGACGTGTACGACGCGTTCGCCGAGCACTTCACCGCGGGCATGACCGCGCTGACCGTCGGGGACCCCCTGGAGGAGACCACCGACGTCGGCCCGCTCTCCAGCGAGCAGGGCCGCACCGATCTGGAGGCACTCGTCGACGACGCCGTCGACCGGGGCGCGAGCGTGCTGTGCGGCGGGAGCAGGCCCGGGAACCTGGGCGCCGGCCTGGACCGGGGCTTCTTCTACCTCCCCACGGTGCTCGCCGGGATCACCGCGTCGATGCGCATCCACCACGAGGAGGCCTTCGGCCCCGTCGCCACGCTCTACCGCGTAGCCGACCTGGACGAAGCGGTGCACCTGGCCAACGACACCCCCTTCGGGCTCAGCTCCAACGTCTGGACGCGGGACCCGGCGGAGATGGACCGCTGTGTACGCGACCTGGAGGCGGGCGGCGTCTTCTTCAACGGGATGACGGCCTCGCACCCCGCGCTGCCCTTCGGCGGAGTGAAGCGCTCCGGCTACGGGCGGGAGCTCGCCGGGCACGGGATCCGCGAGTTCTGCAACGCCACCACGGTCTGGTACGGCCCCGTCCACCCGTAG
- a CDS encoding ATP-binding protein, whose protein sequence is MTVPLDRHYLVELQVSAERAAQLRRIVAAHLRHWSLDLQVRPVCRALDELLTNVHRHVGDDNECVIELRWTGRHLTVSVADNGREMPRLLGAGGGLSRVMALSDSWGTCRTAEGKVVWFTRYAEAPRTAGLLPHTPLPGTGESRLQPLAALV, encoded by the coding sequence ATGACCGTTCCACTCGACCGGCACTACCTGGTCGAACTGCAGGTATCGGCTGAGCGTGCTGCCCAGCTGCGGCGGATCGTCGCCGCACACCTGCGCCACTGGAGCCTTGATCTGCAGGTCCGGCCGGTGTGCCGGGCGCTGGACGAGCTCCTGACCAATGTCCACCGGCATGTCGGTGACGACAACGAGTGCGTCATCGAGCTCCGCTGGACGGGACGGCACCTCACGGTGTCCGTCGCGGACAACGGCCGCGAGATGCCCCGGCTGCTCGGCGCCGGTGGGGGACTGAGCCGGGTGATGGCCCTGAGCGACAGCTGGGGCACCTGCCGGACCGCCGAGGGCAAAGTGGTCTGGTTCACGCGCTACGCCGAGGCGCCGCGCACCGCGGGACTGCTCCCGCACACGCCCCTGCCCGGAACGGGTGAGTCCCGGCTCCAGCCCCTCGCCGCGCTGGTGTGA
- a CDS encoding xanthine dehydrogenase family protein molybdopterin-binding subunit, translating to MSHAPQPPGAPVVRREALDKVTGSARYAAEHTPPGCLYAVPVPATVAAGRVVAVRTADALALPGVRTVLTHENAPRLKDPDDPVLAVLQDDRVPHRGWHIALVVADSPEAAREGAEALRVEYERAPAYDVTLTDDHPGLYTPEQANGGHPAVRERGDFDAVFAAAPVQIDATYRLGALHNHPMEPHASTAVWADGHLTVHDSSQGSTRVRDSLARTFGLEPSRITVVSEHVGGGFGCKGTPRPQVVLAVMAARHTGRPVKLALPRRQLAAVVGHRPPTVQRVRLGADLDGIIGALAHEVVTHTSTVTEFVEQAAVPARTMYISPHSRTTHRVTALDVPSPSWMRAPGEASGMYALESAMDELACALGVDPVELRLRNEPASEPDSGRPFSSRGLAACLREGAERFGWYDRDPAPAAREEGRWLLGTGVASATYPVLVAPSTASAHAAPDGGYLVAVNATDIGTGARTVLAQIAASALGAPVESVRIAIGDSDLPTAPLAGGSSGTASWGWAVHKAATALAARLEARTGPLPAEGLTVTADTEQETSGESPYARHAFGAHFAETAVDTVTGEVHVRRLLGVYAAGRILNSRTARSQFIGGMVMGLGMALTEGSTMDPAFGDFTQSDLASYHVPVSADVPDIQAHWIDEDDPHLNPMGSKGIGEIGIVGTAAAIGNAVRHATGARLRELPLTPDRLLPYLL from the coding sequence ATGAGCCACGCCCCCCAGCCGCCCGGTGCGCCCGTCGTCCGCCGCGAGGCACTGGACAAGGTCACCGGCAGCGCGCGCTACGCGGCGGAGCACACCCCGCCCGGCTGCCTGTACGCCGTCCCCGTCCCCGCCACCGTCGCCGCCGGGCGCGTCGTCGCCGTGCGCACCGCCGACGCCCTCGCGCTCCCGGGCGTGCGCACGGTCCTCACGCACGAGAACGCCCCGCGGCTCAAGGACCCCGACGACCCGGTGCTCGCCGTGCTCCAGGACGACCGCGTCCCGCACCGCGGCTGGCACATCGCCCTCGTGGTGGCGGACAGCCCCGAGGCGGCCCGGGAGGGGGCCGAGGCCCTGCGGGTCGAGTACGAGCGTGCCCCGGCGTACGACGTCACGCTCACCGACGACCACCCGGGCCTCTACACCCCGGAGCAGGCCAACGGCGGCCATCCGGCCGTCCGGGAACGCGGCGACTTCGACGCGGTGTTCGCGGCGGCGCCCGTACAGATCGACGCGACGTACCGGCTCGGCGCCCTGCACAACCACCCCATGGAGCCGCACGCCTCCACGGCGGTGTGGGCCGACGGGCATCTGACCGTCCACGACTCCAGCCAGGGTTCGACCCGGGTGCGCGACAGCCTCGCCCGGACCTTCGGCCTCGAACCCTCGCGGATCACCGTCGTCTCCGAGCACGTCGGCGGCGGCTTCGGCTGCAAAGGCACCCCGCGCCCGCAGGTGGTGCTCGCCGTCATGGCTGCCCGCCACACCGGCCGTCCGGTCAAACTGGCACTGCCCCGAAGGCAGTTGGCGGCGGTGGTCGGGCACCGCCCGCCCACCGTGCAGCGGGTGAGGCTCGGCGCCGACCTCGACGGGATCATCGGCGCGCTCGCCCATGAGGTGGTCACCCACACCTCCACCGTCACCGAGTTCGTCGAGCAGGCGGCGGTGCCCGCGCGCACGATGTACATCTCGCCGCACAGCCGCACGACCCACCGGGTGACCGCCCTCGACGTCCCCAGCCCGTCCTGGATGCGCGCACCCGGGGAGGCCTCCGGGATGTACGCGCTGGAGTCGGCGATGGACGAACTGGCCTGCGCGCTCGGTGTCGACCCGGTCGAACTGCGGCTGCGCAACGAACCGGCGAGCGAACCGGACAGCGGCCGGCCGTTCAGCAGCAGGGGCCTGGCCGCCTGTCTGCGCGAGGGCGCGGAACGCTTCGGCTGGTACGACCGGGACCCCGCACCCGCCGCCCGGGAGGAAGGGCGGTGGCTGCTGGGCACCGGGGTGGCCTCGGCGACGTACCCCGTGCTCGTCGCCCCCTCCACCGCGTCGGCGCACGCGGCCCCCGACGGCGGCTACCTCGTCGCGGTCAACGCCACCGACATCGGCACCGGCGCGCGCACGGTCCTCGCGCAGATCGCGGCGTCCGCCCTCGGCGCACCGGTGGAGAGCGTCCGTATCGCCATCGGCGACAGCGACCTGCCCACCGCCCCCCTGGCCGGCGGCTCCTCGGGCACGGCCTCCTGGGGCTGGGCGGTGCACAAGGCGGCCACCGCCCTGGCCGCACGGCTGGAGGCGCGTACGGGGCCGCTCCCCGCCGAAGGCCTCACCGTCACCGCCGACACCGAACAGGAGACCTCCGGGGAATCCCCCTACGCACGGCACGCCTTCGGTGCCCACTTCGCCGAGACGGCCGTCGACACGGTCACGGGAGAGGTCCACGTGCGGCGGCTGCTCGGTGTGTACGCGGCCGGGCGCATCCTCAACTCCCGTACCGCACGGTCCCAGTTCATCGGCGGCATGGTCATGGGTCTCGGTATGGCGCTGACCGAGGGGAGCACCATGGACCCCGCCTTCGGTGACTTCACCCAGAGCGACCTCGCCTCGTACCATGTGCCGGTCAGCGCGGACGTGCCCGACATCCAGGCGCACTGGATCGACGAGGACGACCCGCACCTCAACCCCATGGGCAGCAAGGGCATCGGCGAGATCGGCATCGTCGGCACCGCCGCCGCCATCGGGAACGCCGTGCGCCACGCCACCGGGGCGCGGCTGCGCGAACTCCCGCTCACGCCGGACAGGCTGCTGCCCTATCTGCTCTGA
- a CDS encoding xanthine dehydrogenase family protein subunit M, whose product MKPFAYLRPASAAEAVRLRAARPGSRFLGGGTNLVDLMKLGVETPELLIDVSGLPLDRVTRTPEGGLRIGATVRNGDLAAHPDVRTRYPALSQALLAGASGQLRNTATTGGNLLQRTRCPYFQDTSKPCNKRSPGSGCPAREGAHRDLAVLGHSAECVATNPSDMAVALAALDATVLLLGPEGERAVPVTSFHRLPGENPDQDTTIRPGELITDVLLPPRPDGAVSLYRKARDRASYAFALASVAALVQVRDGRVAHAALAFGGLAHRPWRARTAEGVLTGAPATRATFARAADAELAAARPLRDNAFKVDLARRLAVDVLSELSRPPGRAEPDGPSGQPVRPG is encoded by the coding sequence GTGAAACCGTTCGCCTATCTGCGCCCCGCGTCCGCCGCCGAGGCCGTGCGCCTCCGGGCGGCCCGGCCCGGCTCCCGCTTCCTGGGCGGGGGAACCAACCTCGTCGACCTGATGAAACTCGGGGTCGAGACCCCGGAGCTGCTCATCGACGTCAGCGGGCTCCCGCTGGACCGGGTGACCCGGACCCCGGAGGGCGGCCTGCGCATCGGGGCGACGGTGCGCAACGGCGACCTCGCCGCACACCCGGACGTACGCACCCGCTACCCCGCGCTCTCCCAGGCGCTGCTGGCCGGAGCCTCGGGACAGCTCCGCAACACGGCCACCACCGGCGGGAATCTGCTCCAGCGCACCCGCTGCCCGTACTTCCAGGACACCTCCAAACCCTGCAACAAGCGGTCACCCGGCTCCGGCTGTCCCGCCCGCGAGGGCGCCCACCGCGACCTCGCGGTCCTCGGGCACTCCGCCGAGTGCGTCGCGACGAACCCCTCGGACATGGCGGTCGCCCTGGCCGCGCTCGACGCCACCGTCCTGCTGCTCGGACCCGAGGGCGAGCGCGCGGTACCCGTCACCTCGTTCCACCGGCTGCCGGGGGAGAACCCGGATCAGGACACCACGATCCGGCCCGGCGAGCTGATCACCGACGTGCTGCTCCCGCCGCGCCCCGACGGTGCCGTCTCCCTCTACCGCAAGGCGCGCGACCGGGCCTCGTACGCCTTCGCCCTGGCCTCCGTCGCCGCCCTCGTCCAGGTGCGTGACGGCCGCGTCGCGCACGCGGCCCTGGCCTTCGGCGGACTCGCCCACCGGCCGTGGCGCGCCCGCACGGCGGAAGGGGTGCTGACGGGCGCGCCCGCCACGCGTGCCACCTTCGCGCGTGCCGCGGACGCCGAGCTCGCCGCCGCCCGGCCGCTGCGCGACAACGCGTTCAAGGTGGACCTCGCCCGCCGGCTGGCGGTCGACGTGCTGAGCGAACTGAGCCGGCCGCCAGGACGGGCGGAGCCGGACGGACCTTCCGGACAGCCCGTCCGGCCCGGCTGA
- a CDS encoding 2Fe-2S iron-sulfur cluster-binding protein, with protein MDPYKAGSRGAGLRRDAGTSSTLTLYVNGTATTLTLDHRTTVLDMLREHLGLTGAKKGCDHGQCGACTVIVDGRRANSCLLLAVAHDGAAVTTVEGLAEGDRPHPVQRAFVERDALQCGYCTPGQICSAVGMLGEAADGFPSHATPRGAAHGGPAVLDADEIRERMSGNLCRCGAYPRIVQAIEDVAP; from the coding sequence GTGGACCCCTACAAGGCCGGAAGCCGGGGCGCCGGGCTGCGGCGGGACGCCGGCACGTCCTCGACGCTCACGTTGTACGTCAACGGCACCGCGACGACCCTCACCCTCGACCACCGCACCACCGTCCTGGACATGCTGCGCGAGCACCTCGGACTCACCGGTGCGAAGAAGGGCTGCGACCACGGGCAGTGCGGAGCCTGCACCGTGATCGTCGACGGACGCCGTGCCAACAGCTGTCTCCTGCTCGCCGTCGCCCACGACGGCGCCGCGGTCACCACCGTCGAGGGGCTGGCCGAGGGCGACCGGCCGCACCCCGTGCAGCGGGCCTTCGTGGAGCGGGACGCCCTCCAGTGCGGCTACTGCACGCCGGGACAGATCTGCTCCGCCGTCGGCATGCTCGGCGAAGCCGCGGACGGGTTCCCCTCGCACGCCACGCCCCGGGGCGCCGCCCACGGAGGGCCCGCCGTCCTGGACGCGGACGAGATCCGCGAGCGCATGAGCGGCAATCTGTGCCGCTGCGGCGCCTACCCCCGGATCGTCCAAGCGATCGAGGACGTGGCGCCGTGA
- a CDS encoding DUF6479 family protein yields the protein MDVTNGAQASLATTLADGAGALGVVLPIAGVAVVALLIGAFWWGMRKRDTELPPPRPDEQPHAPDHRAHIEEPDKHGSDRFPENGSGLSPYELGDHGNEVIPPDTDPPQNR from the coding sequence ATGGACGTAACGAACGGAGCCCAGGCTTCCCTCGCCACCACGCTCGCGGACGGAGCGGGCGCCCTCGGGGTTGTCCTGCCCATCGCCGGAGTCGCCGTGGTGGCCTTGCTGATCGGCGCCTTCTGGTGGGGCATGCGCAAACGGGACACGGAGCTGCCACCGCCGCGCCCCGACGAGCAGCCCCACGCACCCGACCACCGCGCCCACATCGAGGAGCCCGACAAGCACGGCTCGGACCGGTTCCCGGAGAACGGCAGCGGCCTGTCACCGTACGAGCTGGGTGATCACGGCAATGAGGTGATCCCACCCGACACGGATCCCCCGCAGAACCGATGA